The Temnothorax longispinosus isolate EJ_2023e chromosome 4, Tlon_JGU_v1, whole genome shotgun sequence genome has a window encoding:
- the Ugt50b3 gene encoding UDP-glucosyltransferase 2 has product MTRVAYRLGLHHLLLGLSLLIEPLLGYNVLMATMGGTKSHTVPFVALGTSLRSRGHNVTLLSAFPGPAANNGLHELVPSILEAYVENFTAQWDLVGARFRNELPVSPWDAMRYAWESCEALLQDAPSIASMRRPDGDPLARWDVAVLDGAYPECMLGILHAENVPTIMLNTVALYSGSIMRQGNPSPWSVTPYFGKAITQDMTFLQRVLNTAALFTLKIMHWFTVSIYLQPTLQRYLGNHIPDDLHSLTAEVPLTLQNSHYSVGDSVPYLSNVVNVACLHCRPAMQLSSDLESFLRRGFVFVSMGSSVRASGMPEALLQIFVAVFSTLPYNVVWKWDGGKIKDLPANVRTAAWWPQQELLGHPKLRAFVSHGGLLSLHEAAYHGAPTLVLPVFCDHDGNAAQAEKLGYALVMDLAGISISALREGIIKVAALHNNSYREAAKKRSELLRDLPIGPRELATWWVEHVAKHGGADHLKSSIRYMSVSHYYSIDVAIFYILSLILIMYGLKKLCWRAVISQDVFKKKID; this is encoded by the exons ATGACGCGTGTCGCGTATCGACTTGGTCTTCACCACCTCCTTTTGGGGCTCAGCTTACTGATCGAGCCCCTGCTGGGTTACAACGTCTTGATGGCCACTATGGGTGGCACCAAGTCCCACACGGTACCCTTCGTCGCCCTTGGTACGAGTCTGAGGTCGCGAGGGCACAACGTCACGCTGCTGAGCGCTTTCCCCGGTCCCGCGGCAAATAATGGTCTTCACGAACTGGTACCGTCGATCCTCGAG GCTTATGTCGAGAATTTCACGGCTCAGTGGGACCTGGTGGGCGCCAGGTTCCGGAACGAGCTTCCTGTATCACCGTGGGACGCCATGAGATACGCCTGGGAGTCCTGCGAGGCGTTGCTGCAAGACGCGCCGTCGATAGCCAGCATGAGAAGACCCGACGGTGATCCGCTCGCCCGATGGGACGTCGCGGTCCTCGACGGCGCTTATCCCGAATGCATGCTGGGAATCCTCCACGCCGAGAACGTGCCGACGATAATGTTGAACACG GTGGCACTGTACAGCGGATCCATTATGCGACAGGGCAATCCATCACCGTGGTCGGTGACTCCGTATTTCGGTAAAGCGATTACGCAGGACATGACTTTCCTTCAGCGAGTCCTGAACACAGCGGCCCTTTTCACTTTAAAGATCATGCACTGGTTCACGGTTTCGATTTATCTTCAGCCGACGCTCCAGAGATACCTCG GCAATCATATACCCGACGATCTGCACAGCCTGACGGCGGAGGTCCCCCTGACTTTGCAGAACAGTCATTACAGCGTGGGCGATTCCGTGCCCTACTTGTCGAACGTCGTAAACGTGGCGTGCCTTCACTGCAGGCCGGCGATGCAATTAAGTTCCGACTTAGAATCCTTTTTGCGACGCg GTTTCGTGTTTGTTTCGATGGGATCGTCGGTACGGGCTTCCGGAATGCCGGAGGCACTGCTGCAGATCTTTGTCGCGGTATTCTCCACGCTTCCGTATAACGTCGTGTGGAAGTGGGACGGTGGCAAGATCAAGGATTTGCCGGCGAACGTGAGGACGGCTGCCTGGTGGCCGCAGCAGGAGCTGCTCGGCCATCCTAAGTTACGTGCCTTCGTTTCCCACGGCGGCCTGTTGTCTCTGCACGAGGCGGCTTATCACGGCGCGCCGACCCTGGTCCTACCGGTATTCTGCGATCACGATGGAAACGCGGCACAAGCTG AGAAACTGGGTTACGCTTTGGTGATGGATCTGGCTGGAATATCAATCAGTGCGCTTCGCGAAGGTATAATTAAAGTCGCCGCACTTCACAATAACTCGTACAGAGAGGCGGCTAAGAAGAGGAGCGAGTTGCTACGTGACCTTCCGATCGGTCCCAGAGAATTGGCCACGTGGTGGGTAGAACACGTTGCCAAGCACGGCGGAGCCGACCATTTGAAAAGCTCAATCAG gTACATGAGCGTGTCCCATTATTACAGCATAGACgtcgcgatattttatatactgaGTTTAATCCTGATAATGTATGGGCTCAAGAAACTATGCTGGCGAGCGGTAATCAGTCAGGATGTCTTCAAGAAGAAAATAGACTGA